One Brassica napus cultivar Da-Ae chromosome A1, Da-Ae, whole genome shotgun sequence genomic region harbors:
- the LOC106404096 gene encoding transcription factor MYB34-like (The RefSeq protein has 4 substitutions compared to this genomic sequence), with protein sequence MGRSPCCDKAGLKKGPWTPEEDQKLLAYIEEHGHGSWRSLPEKAGLQRCGKSCRLRWTNYLRPDIKRGKFTVQEEQTIIQLHALLGNRWSAIATHLAKRTDNEIKNYWNTHLKKRLVKMGIDPVTHKHKNETLMSSTGQSKSAAATLSHMAQWESARLEAEARLARESKLLHYQNNKAAAPNNCLSHKASSTNWTKPNQGKGDQQLESPTSTVTFSENLHLMIMPSGENNNESSEIQNMTEFALSSSTSSDVKDSDQDWMRQINCPAEGIEEGFTSLLLLGDSGDRSLSIGKKDEETVAGAVEVNESDYSYYEDNKNYWNSILNLVDSTPSDSSTMF encoded by the exons ATGGGAAGATCGCCGTGCTGTGATAAGGCTGGGCTAAAGAAAGGGCCATGGACACCAGAAGAGGATCAGAAACTCTTGGCTTACATTGAAGAACATGGCCATGGAAGCTGGCGCTCTTTGCCTGAGAAAGCTG GTCTCCAAAGATGTGGAAAGAGTTGCAGACTGAGATGGACTAATTACCTAAGACCAGACATCAAGAGAGGCAAATTCACTGTACAAGAAGAACAAACCATCATTCAACTCCACGCTCTCCTCGGAAACAG ATGGTCAGCGATTGCAACTCACTTAGCAAAAAGGACAGACAACGAGATAAAAAACTACTGGAACACACACTTGAAGAAACGTCTGGTTAAAATGGGGATAGATCCAGTGACTCACAAGCACAAAAACGAGACTCTAATGTCTTCCACAGGTCAGTCCAAGAGCGCAGCAGCCACGCTTAGCCACATGGCTCAATGGGAGAGTGCTCGTCTCGAAGCTGAAGCAAGGCTAGCTAGAGAATCAAAGCTTCTCCATTACCAAAACAACAAAGCAGCGGCTCCTAATAATTGCTTGTCTCACAAGGCATCATCAACAAATTGGACAAAACCAAACCAAG GAAAAGGAGATCAACAGCTTGAATCACCAACGTCGACGGTGACGTTCTCCGAGAATCTCCATCTGATGATCATGCCTTCGGGAGAGAATAACAACGAATCCTCTGAGATTCAGAACATGACTGAGTTCGCCTTGTCTTCTTCCACCTCCTCCGATGTCAAAGATTCTGACCAAGACTGGATGAGGCAGATCAACTGTCCGACAGAAGGAATCGAAGAAGGATTCACCAGCCTCCTTCTGCTCGGTGATTCAGGTGATCGGAGTCTCTCCACCGGTAAAAAAGACAAGGAGACCGTTGCAGGCGCGGTCGAGGTCACTGAGAGTGACTACAGCTACTATGAGGACAACAAGAACTACTGGAATAGCATTCTCAACTTGGTTGATTCCACACCGTCCGATTCATCAACCATGTTCTGA
- the LOC106404104 gene encoding SNF1-related protein kinase catalytic subunit alpha KIN10: MDGSGGGRGGGVESILPNYKLGRTLGIGSFGRVKIAEHSLTGHKVAIKILNRRKIKNMEMEEKVRREIKILRLFMHPHIIRLYEVIETPTDIYLVMEYVNSGELFDYIVEKGRLQEDEARNFFQQIISGVEYCHRNMVVHRDLKPENLLLDSKCNVKIADFGLSNIMRDGHFLKTSCGSPNYAAPEVISGKLYAGPEVDVWSCGVILYALLCGTLPFDDENIPNLFKKIKGGIYTLPSHLSGGARDLIPRMLVVDPMKRVTIPEIRQHNWFQAHLPRYLAVPPPDTVQQAKKIDEEILQEVINMGFDRNLLIESLRNRTQNDGTVTYYLILDNRFRVSAGYLGAEFQETMEGTPRMHPAESVASPVSHRLPGLMEFQGVGLRSQYPVERKWALGLQSRAHPREIMTEVLKALQDLSVCWKKIGPYNMKCRWVPNNSDGMLSNSMHDNNYFGDDSSIVENDAAVKSPNVVKFEIQLYKTRDDKYLLDLQRVHGPQFLFLDLCAAFLAQLRVL, encoded by the exons ATGGATGGATCAGGAGGAGGTAGAGGTGGCGGCGTGGAATCGATTCTACCAAACTACAAGCTTGGCAGAACTCTCGGTATCGGTTCCTTTGGCAGGGTTAAGATTGCTGAGCACTCTTTGACCGGTCATAAAGTTGCCATCAAGATCCTCAACCGTCGCAAAATCAAGAACATGGAGATGGAGGAAAAAG TGAGGAGAGAGATTAAAATCTTGAGACTCTTTATGCATCCTCACATCATCCGTCTCTATGAGGTCATTGAGACTCCCACTGATATCTATCTTGTCATGGAGTATGTCAACTCTGGTGAGCTTTTTGACTATATTGTAGAGAAGGGTAGACTACAGGAGGACGAGGCCAGGAACTTTTTTCAGCAG ATAATATCGGGAGTGGAGTATTGCCATCGGAATATGGTAGTTCACAGAGACCTTAAGCCTGAGAACTTGCTTTTGGACTCCAAATGCAATGTGAAAATTGCTGATTTTGGACTGAGCAACATTATGCGAGATGGTCATTTTCTGAAGACGAGCTGTGGTAGTCCCAATTACGCTGCTCCTGAG GTCATTTCGGGTAAACTATATGCTGGCCCTGAAGTAGACGTCTGGAGCTGTGGTGTGATACTCTACGCTCTTCTTTGTGGGACTCTTCCGTTCGATGATGAGAACATTCCAAACCTTTTTAAGAAGATAAAG GGAGGGATATATACTCTGCCTAGCCATTTATCTGGTGGTGCTAGAGATTTGATCCCCAGGATGCTCGTGGTGGACCCCATGAAAAGAGTAACCATCCCTGAGATCCGGCAACACAATTGGTTCCAAGCTCATCTTCCTAGGTATTTAGCTGTTCCTCCTCCAGATACGGTGCAGCAGGCCAAAAAG ATTGACGAGGAGATTCTCCAAGAAGTTATCAATATGGGATTTGACAGAAACCTCCTCATTGAGTCTCTCCGCAACCGAACTCAAAATGAT GGCACTGTGACATACTATCTGATACTGGACAACCGGTTCCGTGTCTCTGCTGGTTATCTCGGGGCCGAGTTTCAAGAGACTATG GAAGGTACTCCGCGAATGCATCCAGCAGAAAGCGTAGCTTCACCAGTTAGCCATCGGCTTCCAGGACTGATGGAGTTCCAAGGAGTTGGCTTGAGATCTCAATACCCTGTTGAGAGAAAATGGGCTCTTGGACTTCag TCTAGGGCTCATCCGCGTGAAATAATGACAGAGGTACTGAAAGCCCTGCAAGATCTGAGTGTGTGTTGGAAGAAGATAGGGCCTTACAACATGAAGTGCAGATGGGTTCCTAACAACTCAGATGGAATGCTCAGTAACTCGATGCACGATAACAACTACTTTGGAGATGACTCCAGCATAGTAGAAAACGACGCAGCTGTTAAGTCTCCAAATGTTGTCAAATTTGAAATTCAG TTGTATAAAACACGGGACGACAAGTATCTGCTGGATCTGCAGAGAGTACATGGTCCTCAGTTCCTGTTCTTGGACCTCTGTGCTGCTTTTCTTGCTCAGCTCCGAGTCCTCTGA
- the LOC106425534 gene encoding cyclin-dependent kinase C-2 C-like, whose protein sequence is MGCFHSKHSSPAGPPRHLRRRLDTAVHRSHPQNNHKPHVLPSPPPHRRVVNSSPKKHRNKDDDAPRSRTTGVSLRSGLTHGNVEAEQVAGGWPSWLSSAAPEAVHGWSPLRAEDFEKREKIGQGTYSNVFRACEVSTGRVMALKKIRVQNFETENIRFIAREIMILRRLDHPNIMKLEGIIASRNSNSMYFVFDYMEHDLEGLCSSPDIKFTEAQIKCYMQQLLLGVEHCHLRGIMHRDIKAANILVNNKGVLKLADFGLANIVTPRNKNQLTSRVVTLWYRAPELLMGSTSYSVSIDLWSVGCVFAEILTGRPLLKGRTEIEQLHKIYKLCGPPDEEFWEKNNKLHSQTKMFRPQHQYEGCLRESFEEFPKTAVSLLEKLLSTNPEKRGTASSAIMSEYFNTKPYACDPSTLPKYPPNKEMDAKYREELQRRRRVVIRKRDNLAPKKSGKSRRTIKEPTNKLPTQQEGKKEAETEIIVQTPSETSQATTRSEFPYIGLSQTTAPASGFAWAGTKKRKENDAASTLTYNQPAGSASHVSGMSMAFAKNTFGLTMNEDKPSLLRPHVSLDSSDVLLFPGVHHKKSDTGLTNAGANPKIFQTNGMNEILRRTESDAIVDVRRPPRIERGLK, encoded by the exons ATGGGTTGCTTCCACTCCAAGCATTCTTCTCCCGCTGGTCCTCCACGCCATCTCCGCCGCCGTTTAGACACCGCTGTCCACCGGAGTCATCCCCAAAACAACCACAAACCTCATGTTCTTCCTAGTCCTCCACCTCACCGCCGTGTTGTTAACTCATCTCCAAAAAAACATCGCAATAAAGACGATGATGCTCCAAGATCAAGGACAACCGGAGTTAGCCTGAGATCGGGATTGACGCATGGTAATGTAGAGGCTGAGCAGGTGGCGGGTGGTTGGCCTTCATGGCTCAGCTCTGCCGCACCGGAGGCCGTTCATGGATGGAGCCCATTACGCGCGGAGGACtttgagaaaagagagaag ATTGGGCAAGGTACGTATAGCAACGTGTTCCGGGCTTGTGAGGTATCGACGGGACGAGTTATGGCTCTAAAGAAAATAAGGGTTCAAAATTTCGAAACTGAAAACATAAGATTCATTGCGAGAGAAATCATGATTTTGAGAAGATTAGATCATCCAAACATCATGAAACTCGAAGGGATCATCGCGTCACGTAACTCAAATAGCATGTACTTTGTGTTCGATTACATGGAACATGATCTCGAAGGCTTATGTTCATCTCCTGACATCAAATTCACTGAGGCACAA ATCAAATGCTACATGCAGCAGCTTCTGTTGGGAGTAGAACATTGTCATTTACGAGGGATAATGCACAGAGACATCAAAGCAGCAAACATTCTGGTAAATAACAAAGGAGTTTTGAAGCTAGCTGATTTTGGACTAGCCAACATTGTAACGCCAAGAAACAAGAATCAGTTAACAAGCCGGGTTGTGACGCTATGGTACCGTGCACCTGAACTTCTAATGGGTTCCACGAGTTATAGCGTATCAATCGATCTTTGGAGCGTGGGATGTGTTTTTGCTGAGATTCTTACCGGAAGGCCACTTCTTAAAGGAAGAACAGAG ATTGAACAACTTCacaagatttataaactctGTGGACCACCAGATGAAGAATTTTGGGAAAAGAACAATAAGCTTCATTCTCAAACTAAGATGTTTAGACCACAACATCAATATGAAGGTTGTCTGAGAGAAAGTTTTGAGGAGTTTCCAAAAACAGCAGTTAGTCTTCTGGAGAAATTATTATCTACTAATCCTGAGAAACGAGGAACTGCCTCTTCTGCTATCATGTCAGAG TACTTTAACACAAAGCCTTACGCTTGTGATCCATCGACATTACCTAAGTACCCTCCTAACAAAGAAATGGATGCTAAGTACCGTGAAGAACTTCAACGAAG GAGAAGAGTTGTTATAAGGAAAAGAGATAACTTGGCACCCAAGAAATCAGGGAAATCACGTAGAACAATCAAAGAGCCTACTAACAAGTTACCAACCCAACAG GAAGGAAAGAAGGAAGCCGAGACGGAGATCATTGTCCAGACACCATCCGAGACATCTCAAGCGACGACTCGAAGCGAGTTCCCGTACATTGGTTTATCTCAAACCACGGCACCGGCAAGCGGGTTCGCATGGGCTGGGACTAAAAAGAGGAAAGAAAACGACGCAGCTTCAACGCTGACGTATAATCAGCCTGCAGGATCTGCGAGTCATGTCAGTGGTATGAGCATGGCTTTTGCTAAGAACACTTTTGGGTTAACAATGAATGAAGACAAACCGAGCTTGCTTAGGCCGCACGTTTCTCTAGACTCCTCTGACGTGTTGTTGTTCCCTGGCGTGCATCACAAGAAGTCGGATACG GGTTTGACGAATGCTGGGGCGAATCCGAAGATTTTTCAAACTAATGGGATGAATGAGATACTACGGAGGACTGAAAGTGATGCCATTGTCGATGTTCGAAGACCGCCAAGAATAGAAAGAGGTTTAAAATGA